CAACAAGGAAATCTCGGAGCTGGCAAAGGTACCGTTAAATGAGGACGGCTTTTTCCACGAAGCCCACGTGAAGCTTAGGCCCGTGGACTTTGCTTCTGAAGGCATTTTCTTGGCGGGTAGCGCTCATTCTCCAAAGACCACTGCCGAGAACATCCAGCAAGCACTCGCTGCCGCCGGCAGAGCGGCAACGATTCTAAGCAAGCCAACTATGGTAGTCGGCGGACAGGTTAGCGTTGTAGATGTTAGAAAGTGCGTTTCGTGCCTTACTTGCGTGAGAATATGTCCATACGGCGCGCCTGCTGTGAGCCCAAACAACGGCAAGAATCGCGTAGAGATTCAAGCGGCGATGTGCATGGGGTGCGGAAGTTGCGCGGCTGAGTGTCCAGCAAGGGCAATCCAGCTTCAACACTTCACGGACACCCAAATCTTAGCGGCAGTAAAAGCCCTCCTGGAGGTAGTCAATTGATGGATAGCGGCGAGCCGAGAATTTTGGCACTTTGTTGCCACTATTGTGCATATGCAGCCGCGGACCTTGCAGGTTCGTTGAGACTTCAATATCCGCCAAACGTGCGCATAATACGACTGCCTTGTACTGGCAAGGTTGATATTGCATATATTATGCATGCTTTCGAACAAGGCATTGACGGCGTTATAGTTGCAGGTTGCCTTGAGGGGGGCTGTCATTTCCAAGAGGGAAATCTTCGGGCGAAGAAGAGAGTCGGGTTGGCAAAGGAGGTTCTAGCGGAAGCAGGCATTGAACCAGAAAGGCTTGAGATGTTCAACCTTTCTTCGGCGCAAGCCAATACCTTTGCAGAAATAATCGAAGAGATGACCGAGCGGCTCAAGAAGCTGGGCCCGAATCCCCTTCGCCTGGCTCTAAGCGACAAATAAGGTTTTTGAACTTCAAAACAAAAACTAACGGAGATTATTATGATAGTTGGACATCGCAAACATATTCAGGAAATTAAGCAGATGCTGGCGCCGCACAAGCGCATACTTGTATTAGGATGCGGCACATGCGTTACCGTCTGCCTTGCAGGCGGTGAGCGGGAAGTCGGCATGATTGCCTCTGCCCTTCGCATCGCATATCGCCTCGACAAAGACGAACGAGAGATTATCGAGGCAACTATCGAGCGCCAATGCGAGAATCAGTTCATCGAGGACGCTATAGACGAGATTCAAAACAGCGATGCAGTGCTTTCGCTAGCGTGTGGCGCAGGAGTTCAAGCCATAGCCGAGAGATTCCCAACCAAGCCAGTTTACCCCGGTTTGGATACCAAGTTCATCGGCATACTCCAAGAGCAAGGCATTTGGACTGAGAAGTGCATTGCGTGCGGAAAATGCATCGTTGGCTTGTATGGCGCAGTATGTCCGCTGACACGATGCTCCAAGGGCCTTCTCAGCGGGCCTTGTGGGTATTCCCGCGATGGTAAATGCGAGGTTTCGCCAGACGTCGAGTGCGGATGGCAACTCATTTACAATAGATTAAAAGACATTGGCCAACTTGACCGCCTCCTCGAGCCGGCGCCGCTCACCGATTGGTCAAAAAGCCACGAAGGCGGATGTAGAAAGCTAATCCGAGAGGACCAGCGAATAACTTTGGATGTCGAAGCCTCTTGATTACTTTAGATAACCTGGTATACTTCATAATGCAAATGCAGTGAAAGTATCGCCAAAGGTTAATTCATGGATGAACAGCTTACCTATCGTAATGCAGTTCCTTCCGACATCCAGCAAGTGCCGGAGATATTTCTTGATGCCTTTCCCGAAAGCGTTCGCCATTATGTCGGATTCATTCCAAAAGCAGATATACTGCGCGATATTTTTGGTATTTGCCTTGAGATAGAACCCGATTCGTTTTTCGTGGCGCTGATAGACGGCCGCGTCGTCGGCTATATACTTGCGCCAGCGGACTTCCCTCGCATGATGCGGCTCTTCGTTTGGAAGGGTTACCTCCTAAAAATGGGTTGGCGCTGGATTACAGGTCGCTATGGCATAGGATTAAGACCTTTGCTAATCTCAGCCAGAAATTGGATAGCAATATGGCGCGAGACCCGCAAGCAAGAGCTTAATGCCAAGGCGAGAATACTTTCGATTGCAGTCCATCCCGATTTCCAAAGCCGCGGAATTGGAACCGAACTGCTTCGAATTGCGTTAGAGCGTCTCCGAAGCGCTGGAGCCGATAAAGTGCGCTTGGAAGTTCGCCCCGACAACCTTGCCGCAATCCATGTTTATGAAAAGCTTGGATTTGAAATTAAAGGAAAAACAAGAGATACCCAAGGTGACTGGCTCATCATGCTCAAAGACTTCCAATCCACCGCTGAAAACTAGGAAAAGGTGGATTTGGCTTTTAATCGGTGTCTTGCTGTTGGCGGCTCTGATAGAGGTAGGTCGCCGCCTCATCTTGGCTAATTCAATTTATAGATTGAACCTCCGCACCCAAGCGCCTTTAAAGCAAATGCCGCCGCCCAAACAAGGCGAAAAAATCGTTATATTCGCTCCACATCCCGATGACGAAACCCTCGGCTGTGGCGGGCTCATCCAGCAAGCCATTCAAGCCGGTGCGCACGTTAAAGTAGTTGTTGCCACAAACGGTGAGTATCCAGAAATAGACGTAATTATTTTCGAAAAAACTATCAAACTGACACCCCAAAAGTTTATTCGCTTGGGATATATGCGACAGCGTGAAACACTAACCGCACTTCGTCATTTTGGTTTGCCGTCGAAAAATGTCATATTCTTAGGATATCCAAATGGAAATACATATCGCATGTGGCTTCCCGGCAATTGGCTTCCCTCAAATCCAGTGCGCTCGCCCCGAACGAGGCAAACTCGTTCGCCATACGCTAATTCCTTTACACCAAAGGCAATTTACTGTGGCCAATCGGTGTTGGAAGACATCGAAGCAATTTTGATGCGCGAAAAGCCAGATATAGTTATAGCTCCCCATCCAAACGACATTCACTCGGGGCATTGGTCGGTATATGCATTCACAAGGTATGCACTAGATGAGCTGGCATCGCAGGGGCATTTATTTGCTCAGAAATGCGTTGTCTACACGTATCTAATCCACCGCAGTTTCTGGCCCGCCCCGCGCGGATTTAGGCCGTGGGTAATGCTTGAGCCCCCTGCCCCGCTTGTCAAGCTGAACCAAACGGAGTGGTTCGCACTGCCGCTTACGGTGGCACAAATGATTGACAAGCGGAAGGCAATAGGCATGTATCGAACGCAATTTGGCGCGATTGACCGACTGCTTCAATCGTTCGCAAAGGGCAACGAGCTGTTTGGAGTAGTCAAACTTACAACATGGCCAATCCACCAAAAAGTTCCTGCGGCATTAGTCATCAAAGATCCGGTTGGCGATTTGTTTACAAACGGGTTCAAGTCAAGGGGCGATATCGCGGGAGTCTGGCTTTTGCGGAATAATGACAGGTTTTCCGTCAAGATTAAGACCCGAAGGCCGCCAACTTCCAAGATAAACTTCCATTTTTCCATAAACAGCGGTGGGATTGAAAGCAGAGATAGGGTGATTGCATACTATAGTTGGCAAAAAGGGCAAGCATCAGCCTTAGTATTGAAAGATGGGCGGCTTCGAAGGTATGGGTCGAGGAGCGTTGCCGTTGATGTGGTGGGCAACACCGTAATTTTTCATGCGAATTGGCCGCTCAGCGACACAAGGCAGACGTTTTTAATAATACGCGCATGGACGACCTCTGGCGGGCGCGTTATTGATGGCACTGCAGTAACTAGATTGTGGATTGGGAAGCTTCCGCCGGGGATTAGGCTGGCAGGCGAGGAAGAGCCGCAGACGCGGAGTGAGGCTCCCTAGTGATTTGGATTGGGCATCTTTTATGATTGGCGCCTGCACCCGTATAGACGGCCGCTGCAGATTTTGTATAGCTAGGCTGATACGCACAAATGGTTCCCACGCCTGCGCCCCAAACCATTGGCTCCCATCGCATGGTGGAAGTCTACCATCGCATGGTTGACTTCTACCATCGGATGGTGGAAGTCTCCCATCGAATGGTGGACCTCTACCGTCGGATTGTGGAAGTCTACCATCGGATGGTTGACCTCTACCATCGGATTGTGGAAGTCTACCATCGAATGGTTGGAGCGTACCATCGCTTGGTACCTTGGAACCATCGCTTGGTTCTTAGGAACCATCGGATGGTTCTTGGGAACCATCGCTTGGTTCCTTGGTCCCATCGAATGGTTCCTTGGTACCGTCGAATGGTTCCTTGGTCCCATCGGATGGTTCCAAGGTCCCATCGCATGGTTCCAAGGTCCCTTTGGACTGCACCCCACCCTTTTCGCCTGGTTCCGAGGTTTCTTAGCGTCGGCGAGGAATCCAAAATAAAGGTTTCTCAGCTCTTTGAGGCAATTCACAGCTTCATCTATCTCACAGGGGAATGGCACGAATGGCTGTCGAGCGGGGATTGCTTGTTTCCTGTGGACCGTCAATTCAAGCTGGGGGCTTTTTGTGGCGATTCAACCAATCTGTAGAGCATAATCAACTTCGCCCTGCAACTCTTAAATACCCCCACCCCATTTGGTGGTTTCCCTTTCCTCCCGCATCACTGCCGTACGAAAACTTTGCCTAGTTGTTAATTCACAGGTTGGGAGCAAAGGAAGATCTCAGAAAATATTCTGTAGGTGGACAAAAAGCATCACTCTAACTTTTTACACTTCAAAATTCAGTTTTCGGTGTCGGGAATTGGTTAACGTCCATTAGGCTATTCTCTGTTTTACTTCAATATGGAGGAGTTTTTTTATGCCGTGTTTGGCAATGTTGCGGGCTTATTTTTAAGACGAAATCCCACCGCCACCGCCTTCATTTGTCTTTCCGCTTTTCCACCCTGTTCTTCCTTCTATAGAGATGCTTTTGGGGGCATTTAATTTTTTCCTTTCAGGCTTACAAATATCGCTAAAAATGCAATATCTGTCGTTTCTAAAAATCAATCGGTCTTGCGGCATTAGGCTCTCTAGAAACTTCTCGCTTATCTGTTTTTCGTGGGGGCAAGAACGCTCATTGGGACGACATGCTATTTTCCCAAGTCTAAAAATGAGGTAATCCATTGAAGCTGGTGTTGGCGGCCTATGGTTATTGGGGATTTCGTCCCATTTTTCCCAAACCCTTCTCCAAGCTTCGCGGCTCAGCCTGTCCACCATGGCATACTGGTAGCTGAAAATGTCTAGGTAACTGGCTAATAAAGGTATACGGAATTGAAGAATGCCCGTTCTCAAAGCCACTCTCATGGTATTCTTGTCACTCATGACATCCAATTTCTCTATGTTTTTCTTGTACTCCCATACTCCTAAATCAGCCATATCTCTTAGAAACATGTGGGCTTTTTTGGCTGAAAATCCATATCGTTCTTCAGCTGTTAGCGCCTTAACAATCTCGATTACATCTCCGTTGTGAAACTCGTTAATTTTATATGCTGAAGAGTCATACTTTTCCTCTAAGAGCTTTGCCGAATTCAGCATCCATGGCTTTCGTTTATCTCGTTGGGCTTGCGCTCCAAGGAAATTAAGGAGCTCATCTACTAACAAATCATTATCCCTCACCTTCCGAGGGTTAAAACAATCAGGATGTCTTCTATAAAACTCAAACGGATTGGTCTTCGCATGAACATCGATGTTAAAATCCTGAATAGCGGTAAAAAATCTTACATTTGCAATTTCTTCTTTTGTCAAATCAAAGGTATCTAGTTGGACCTTAATGGTGTTATTTGCGTAGATACTTTCGAGCACTTTGGCTACTTCTAAGCATTCGCCATTTGGGTCGATTTTTGGAGCCAGGATGTTTTCATGGTTTTCCTGCCAATATTTGTGAAACTCAGAAATGTAGGAAGAAGGCAGGGCTTCTTTTCTTTGGTAAAAGAATTTGTTAATCTCATTCAATATTTTTGCAGCCAATTCGTACTCGTCTTGGCCTTCAAATTTCCCGAGATTGAATTCTATACCACAATGCATTGCAAGTTTTTCAAGGAAGCTAAGGAGTTCGGACATAAAGATGCATCCCTACCTTACTATTGTTATTCTAGTTTGAACTTTTTAATTTGGTCTCAATTAGATTTCATGACTTCATATATAAGCAGGTACTTATGTGCTATTTTTAAAAAACCATCAGGTGACTGGGGTTTCAAAGATTCGTCCTTGTAACTCAGGACGACTATTTCTTTGAGCCATAGATTATCATCGGTTAGCTTATCCACGATCCTTTTTGCAAGGGGCTCTATATATCCATCGATTCGCAAATCTTGAGTCTGGATAACCACAAATCCACCTTTGGTTATGCTGGATAAGTTATGCTTAACTATTTGTTCGACTTCTTTTAAATAGTATTCAATAGTTAGACGGCTAGGATTGTTGTCCAAAAATGGCGATTTAATGATAAGAAGCTGTCTATTTTCTTGGTTGCTGTTTTCTGAATCATTCGATTCACCCGTTGGGTGAAAATTAAATGATATAGCCGAAAAACGTTCTCCATCGGAATATCTATAGATAATGTTTTTATTTAGCTCCTGCTCAAAGCTTTTTTCTGGTAATTCCCATACCGTTGTGGTTTCAAGGTTTTCCACGTTTCTATTTACCGGTAAGTTTTTTAAGATGGGGGCAACTAGAGGGCGATTGACATTAGGTTCCACTTTGTCTGCGGGAAGTCCTGACACTGGCTTTTCAAAAACTGGCAGGTACTCATGAGCAAGAAGGAGAAAGTTGTATTTGACACTGTTTGCATACCAAAAGCCTGTGGTTTTACAATTATGCTGCCGCTTAATAACCAATTCTCTTAATTTGAAACCAGCGTCTAGATAGACGTTTATGAGCTGGAAACCCAGGGGGATTACATGTTTATCTTTTCGCATATCCCCTATCAAGATGGCACATTGTCTGCCGGGCTTCAGTACTCTAAAGCTTTCTTTTGCAACCTTGCTCATTTCATTCAAGAAATGATCTAAATCAAGAAATGACAAGTCGCCATCTTTTGAATTTGTATAGTTAATGATGTTTGCATAAGGCGGATGAGCGCAGATTAAATCTATAGAATCATCATCTAGGAAGAATAGATCTCTAGCATCACCTACCTTTAGTGTCGGTTCGTAAATACAAAGGTTTTTCTGTTCATTCGTAAGAGATAATTGCTCTGGTTGCAGGCTAAAGTCAGTATTTCTTTTTGCCAACTCGATTGCTTTTTCGTTAATGTCAATTGCAATACAGCGCCTACCTAGTAGCTTGCATTCAATAGCCGTTGTGCCGCCGCCACAAAAATAATCCAAAACAATGTCGCCAGGTTTTGAATATTTGAGAATGATGTTTCTTGGGATGTAAGGGGACCAATTGCCCCTATATTCGCCGCTATGAGTTGCCCAATTTCCCCTTTGTTTGAAGCTCCAAACAGTGGTCTGTTGCTCTTTAAAATCTTTTGGATGGAGGGTTTTTATTTTCTTTGTATCTTTTAGTTCGCTAACGTTTAACCCATGAGTTTTGGTAATAAGCCGTTCAATGTACTTAAAACTAACCCCATACTTTTGACCAATCTGCAAGTCAGGGGTTCCTATTGCCTTATCTTGTAATATTGCCTCATCCAGTTCTCTTTTGGTTTTAAAGTTTATTTGCTGTTCGGTCATCGCATTTTTCTCGAAATAATCTCACTGATTTGTTCAACTTAATTTTATTGTATCCTCCTTTTGTTTTATTCACGTCTTAGGGTTTTCAAAAAGCAAACTGGCTCCGATATGAAATAGTGCCAATTCAATTATAAAACAAAAATTTTCATATTTTGTGAAATGTGACTTTGTCTTTGTTCTTATTAAAGCAGAGGTAAGAGTATAACGCAAGCAGCTTGGCTTTTGATGTCCATTGGCACAGGCGGCGCTTTTGCGGATGCGATGGTCTATGCCTAGTGGAATGGGATCAACTACAGCGGTAATATGCCAGCCCAGCGAACATGAAGATTACCAATCGCCTTCAAATCAAGTGGTATATTTGCATCAGCCACAGCGGCCCCGGCCAGTTCGAGGGAAACCTGTTCTAGTTAGCGATTGACTGCACCATCTTGCCCAAAACAAAAAGGTAGAACTTCTCACAAGAGAAGTTCTACCTTTTAAATTCTCTGGCTCGGCGGAACGGCATCACGAAGCGTGCTTTTGTGGGATGGAGTGAGGCTTGAAATGAAGAGGATTGCTAAAGGCCATACCAGAATTAGCATTCTCCCTCAGAGGATTGTGGTAAATGAAGCTCCACTTTACGCCTCTCCTCATTAGGGCAACTTCTTGGCAAGCTCCCCGATATGTTTGTCAACGCCTATTACCTATTGGGCTACGACTAGTGGAACACCTGGAAGGCTTAGCGGGATGTCGGGCTACCCACCCCACCCCTTGGTTATTACCATTGCAACCGTATAGAGGAATTGTGCGCCGTCAGCTCGCCACTTGAAGGGATACAGGGCGAAGCCTCGGAGGAATCATAAGGTAAAGGAGATAGTGGTTTCTCCCTGCAACACCCGATTCATTTCACCAGTGACATGCGCCTGATACAAAAGTGGACGATGTCAAAGTGGGCA
This region of Armatimonadota bacterium genomic DNA includes:
- a CDS encoding methylenetetrahydrofolate reductase C-terminal domain-containing protein, yielding MIVGHRKHIQEIKQMLAPHKRILVLGCGTCVTVCLAGGEREVGMIASALRIAYRLDKDEREIIEATIERQCENQFIEDAIDEIQNSDAVLSLACGAGVQAIAERFPTKPVYPGLDTKFIGILQEQGIWTEKCIACGKCIVGLYGAVCPLTRCSKGLLSGPCGYSRDGKCEVSPDVECGWQLIYNRLKDIGQLDRLLEPAPLTDWSKSHEGGCRKLIREDQRITLDVEAS
- a CDS encoding PIG-L family deacetylase, which gives rise to MAALIEVGRRLILANSIYRLNLRTQAPLKQMPPPKQGEKIVIFAPHPDDETLGCGGLIQQAIQAGAHVKVVVATNGEYPEIDVIIFEKTIKLTPQKFIRLGYMRQRETLTALRHFGLPSKNVIFLGYPNGNTYRMWLPGNWLPSNPVRSPRTRQTRSPYANSFTPKAIYCGQSVLEDIEAILMREKPDIVIAPHPNDIHSGHWSVYAFTRYALDELASQGHLFAQKCVVYTYLIHRSFWPAPRGFRPWVMLEPPAPLVKLNQTEWFALPLTVAQMIDKRKAIGMYRTQFGAIDRLLQSFAKGNELFGVVKLTTWPIHQKVPAALVIKDPVGDLFTNGFKSRGDIAGVWLLRNNDRFSVKIKTRRPPTSKINFHFSINSGGIESRDRVIAYYSWQKGQASALVLKDGRLRRYGSRSVAVDVVGNTVIFHANWPLSDTRQTFLIIRAWTTSGGRVIDGTAVTRLWIGKLPPGIRLAGEEEPQTRSEAP
- a CDS encoding hydrogenase iron-sulfur subunit, which produces MDSGEPRILALCCHYCAYAAADLAGSLRLQYPPNVRIIRLPCTGKVDIAYIMHAFEQGIDGVIVAGCLEGGCHFQEGNLRAKKRVGLAKEVLAEAGIEPERLEMFNLSSAQANTFAEIIEEMTERLKKLGPNPLRLALSDK
- a CDS encoding GNAT family N-acetyltransferase — its product is MDEQLTYRNAVPSDIQQVPEIFLDAFPESVRHYVGFIPKADILRDIFGICLEIEPDSFFVALIDGRVVGYILAPADFPRMMRLFVWKGYLLKMGWRWITGRYGIGLRPLLISARNWIAIWRETRKQELNAKARILSIAVHPDFQSRGIGTELLRIALERLRSAGADKVRLEVRPDNLAAIHVYEKLGFEIKGKTRDTQGDWLIMLKDFQSTAEN
- a CDS encoding DNA methyltransferase, which encodes MTEQQINFKTKRELDEAILQDKAIGTPDLQIGQKYGVSFKYIERLITKTHGLNVSELKDTKKIKTLHPKDFKEQQTTVWSFKQRGNWATHSGEYRGNWSPYIPRNIILKYSKPGDIVLDYFCGGGTTAIECKLLGRRCIAIDINEKAIELAKRNTDFSLQPEQLSLTNEQKNLCIYEPTLKVGDARDLFFLDDDSIDLICAHPPYANIINYTNSKDGDLSFLDLDHFLNEMSKVAKESFRVLKPGRQCAILIGDMRKDKHVIPLGFQLINVYLDAGFKLRELVIKRQHNCKTTGFWYANSVKYNFLLLAHEYLPVFEKPVSGLPADKVEPNVNRPLVAPILKNLPVNRNVENLETTTVWELPEKSFEQELNKNIIYRYSDGERFSAISFNFHPTGESNDSENSNQENRQLLIIKSPFLDNNPSRLTIEYYLKEVEQIVKHNLSSITKGGFVVIQTQDLRIDGYIEPLAKRIVDKLTDDNLWLKEIVVLSYKDESLKPQSPDGFLKIAHKYLLIYEVMKSN